The following proteins are co-located in the Deferribacter autotrophicus genome:
- the tilS gene encoding tRNA lysidine(34) synthetase TilS, which produces MNTLYEKKLFESCQILKDRNVIIALSGGKDSVSLLHFFKENQSVIGVNSFVACHINHHIRENSDADAMFCKKLCEEWGVKFYLFDIYVYDYVKNYNMSIEEAGRILRYEKLYFLLKELNYDFILTAHHKDDLIENFFIRVFRGTPIYNLSGFNIDEKIFRPLIDIEREEIEYYVNFFKIPFVEDITNRDERYLRNWIRNRILKEIKSYNKGFYNNIERLINESKELKNYLDKKVSLDYEITNFNFVSFELEKFNKLENYEKRYFLMNLLLRYIKAEKKYVDELIKIIQKKTSKRINLPNNFLFEKSISRCYLFKNEYLKSFEIVKDYGETEIVVKHLGKIVTFDNDMINKKLIVRNRRKGDKFKGKKLKDIFIDKKIDLIIRDTAILVEENGNIIWAEHISKEGPIKIKKIGRGL; this is translated from the coding sequence ATGAATACATTATATGAAAAAAAACTATTTGAAAGTTGTCAAATTCTTAAAGATAGAAATGTTATAATTGCCCTTTCTGGAGGAAAGGACTCCGTATCACTACTTCATTTTTTTAAGGAAAATCAATCAGTTATTGGTGTAAATAGTTTTGTTGCCTGTCATATCAACCATCACATTCGTGAAAATAGCGATGCTGATGCTATGTTTTGTAAAAAATTGTGTGAAGAATGGGGAGTTAAGTTTTATCTTTTTGATATTTATGTATATGATTATGTAAAAAATTACAATATGAGTATTGAAGAAGCTGGGAGAATTTTACGTTATGAAAAACTTTATTTTCTTTTAAAAGAATTGAATTATGATTTTATCTTAACAGCTCACCATAAAGATGATTTGATAGAAAATTTTTTTATTAGAGTTTTCAGGGGGACACCAATTTATAACTTGTCTGGGTTTAACATTGATGAAAAAATATTCAGACCTTTGATAGATATTGAAAGAGAAGAAATTGAATATTATGTAAATTTTTTCAAGATTCCTTTTGTGGAGGATATAACAAACAGAGATGAGAGATATCTTAGAAATTGGATAAGAAATAGAATTTTAAAAGAGATTAAAAGCTACAACAAAGGTTTTTATAACAATATTGAACGATTGATAAATGAATCTAAAGAATTGAAAAATTATTTGGATAAAAAAGTTAGTTTAGACTATGAAATAACTAATTTTAATTTTGTATCCTTTGAATTGGAAAAATTTAACAAGCTTGAAAATTATGAAAAAAGATATTTTTTGATGAATTTACTGCTAAGATATATTAAAGCAGAAAAAAAATATGTGGACGAGCTAATTAAAATTATTCAGAAAAAAACATCTAAACGTATAAATCTTCCAAATAATTTTCTGTTTGAAAAATCAATCTCCCGTTGCTATTTGTTTAAAAATGAGTATCTTAAAAGTTTTGAAATTGTTAAAGACTATGGTGAGACTGAGATAGTTGTGAAGCATCTTGGGAAAATTGTTACATTTGATAATGACATGATAAATAAGAAATTGATTGTGAGGAACAGAAGAAAAGGGGATAAATTTAAAGGAAAAAAATTAAAGGATATTTTTATTGATAAAAAAATTGATTTGATTATAAGGGATACGGCAATTTTGGTAGAAGAGAACGGTAATATTATATGGGCTGAGCATATATCAAAAGAAGGCCCAATAAAAATAAAAAAAATTGGAAGGGGTTTATGA
- the hpt gene encoding hypoxanthine phosphoribosyltransferase: protein MKENYYLEPFIKKEDIQKKVKELGKMISEDYRGEELFLVGVLKGSWIFMADLVREIEVPLEVSFISVSSYVGETTKTSGVVRLLCDIDKPLSNKNVILVEDIVDTGLTLSYLKKLLEVRKPKSFKICALLDKPERRMADIKAEYVGFTIPDEFVVGYGLDYNGYFRNLPEISILRFK from the coding sequence ATGAAAGAGAATTATTATCTTGAACCATTTATAAAAAAAGAAGATATCCAAAAAAAAGTTAAAGAACTTGGAAAAATGATTTCTGAAGATTATCGTGGAGAAGAATTATTTCTGGTTGGAGTACTAAAAGGTTCATGGATTTTTATGGCAGATCTTGTGAGGGAAATAGAAGTTCCTCTTGAAGTAAGTTTCATATCAGTATCAAGCTATGTGGGTGAAACAACTAAAACTAGTGGTGTGGTAAGATTACTTTGTGATATAGACAAACCACTTAGTAATAAAAATGTTATATTGGTGGAAGATATTGTGGATACAGGACTTACACTAAGTTATTTGAAGAAATTGTTAGAAGTAAGAAAGCCAAAGAGCTTTAAAATATGTGCATTACTTGATAAGCCTGAGCGTAGAATGGCTGATATTAAAGCAGAATATGTGGGATTTACTATACCAGATGAGTTCGTGGTTGGCTACGGACTTGATTACAATGGTTATTTTAGAAATTTACCTGAAATATCAATATTAAGATTTAAGTAG
- the ftsH gene encoding ATP-dependent zinc metalloprotease FtsH, with the protein MKNNFYKNMMLWMVIALMMVIMFNFFNSTQGIRKKISYSEFVDNVQADKVKVVIIKQNHISGEYLDGTQFETYYPPDDELIKILREHKVQIYAKPPDQNPWYVQVLISWLPMIILIAIWIFFMRQMQGAGGKAFTFGKSRAKLLTQDQQRVTFNDVAGVEEAKEELQEIIEFLKDPHKFQRLGGKIPKGVLLVGPPGTGKTLLAKAVAGEAGVPFFSISGSDFVEMFVGVGAARVRDLFEQGKKNAPCIIFIDEIDAVGRHRGAGLGGGHDEREQTLNQLLVEMDGFESNEGVILIAATNRPDVLDPALLRPGRFDRQVVVPRPDVKGRLEILRVHTKKVPLGDDVKLEIIAKGTPGFAGADLANLVNEAALIAARKNKEKVEMDDFEEAKDKITMGKERKSMTISEEEKKVTAYHEAGHAIVAKFTPGSDPVHKVSIIPRGMALGVTQQLPQDDKHMYSKEYLEGTISVLMGGRAAEEIVYNRYTTGAGNDIERATEIARKMVCIWGMSEKLGPLALGKKDEAIFLGKEIATHRDFSEKTAIMIDEEIKSIVMNNYKRALQILKDNIEVLHETANLLLEKETIEGKEIDEIIKRVKGESEEEVQTV; encoded by the coding sequence ATGAAAAACAATTTTTATAAAAACATGATGCTATGGATGGTTATTGCTTTAATGATGGTCATAATGTTTAATTTTTTTAATTCTACTCAGGGGATTAGAAAGAAAATTTCTTATTCTGAATTTGTAGATAATGTGCAGGCTGATAAGGTCAAGGTGGTAATTATCAAGCAGAATCATATTTCTGGAGAATATTTAGATGGAACACAATTTGAAACTTATTATCCACCTGATGATGAACTGATAAAAATTTTAAGAGAGCACAAGGTACAGATTTATGCCAAACCACCGGATCAAAATCCATGGTATGTTCAGGTGTTAATTTCTTGGCTTCCAATGATAATTTTAATAGCAATATGGATATTCTTTATGCGCCAGATGCAAGGAGCTGGAGGGAAAGCTTTTACCTTTGGAAAAAGCCGTGCAAAGCTGCTAACACAGGATCAGCAAAGGGTTACCTTTAATGATGTGGCGGGAGTAGAGGAGGCAAAGGAAGAGTTACAGGAGATAATTGAGTTCTTGAAGGATCCTCACAAATTTCAGCGTCTTGGTGGGAAAATTCCTAAAGGGGTTCTTCTGGTGGGGCCTCCTGGAACAGGTAAGACTTTATTGGCAAAAGCAGTAGCTGGTGAAGCTGGGGTTCCATTTTTTAGTATTTCTGGTTCTGACTTTGTCGAGATGTTTGTAGGAGTTGGGGCTGCAAGAGTAAGAGATCTTTTTGAGCAAGGGAAAAAGAATGCTCCATGTATAATTTTTATTGATGAAATAGATGCAGTTGGTAGACATAGAGGAGCTGGTTTAGGTGGTGGTCATGATGAGAGAGAACAAACGTTAAACCAGTTGTTAGTAGAGATGGATGGCTTTGAGTCAAATGAAGGGGTTATACTTATAGCAGCTACCAATAGACCAGATGTTTTAGATCCAGCTCTGTTAAGGCCAGGCCGTTTTGATAGACAGGTAGTTGTACCAAGACCGGATGTGAAGGGAAGATTGGAAATTTTGAGAGTGCACACAAAAAAGGTTCCTCTTGGTGATGATGTAAAGTTAGAAATTATAGCAAAGGGGACACCTGGATTTGCCGGTGCTGATCTTGCAAACCTTGTAAATGAGGCTGCATTAATTGCTGCAAGGAAAAACAAAGAAAAGGTTGAAATGGATGATTTTGAAGAGGCAAAAGACAAGATTACAATGGGTAAAGAGCGTAAGAGTATGACTATAAGTGAAGAGGAGAAAAAAGTTACTGCATATCACGAAGCTGGACATGCAATTGTAGCAAAATTCACTCCTGGTAGTGACCCTGTTCATAAAGTGAGTATTATACCAAGAGGGATGGCTCTTGGTGTGACTCAACAGTTACCTCAGGATGATAAACACATGTATTCCAAGGAATACTTAGAAGGGACAATAAGTGTGCTTATGGGTGGTAGAGCTGCCGAAGAGATTGTTTATAATAGATATACTACAGGTGCTGGAAATGATATAGAAAGAGCTACGGAGATTGCAAGAAAAATGGTTTGTATTTGGGGAATGAGTGAGAAATTAGGTCCTTTAGCTTTGGGAAAAAAGGATGAGGCTATCTTCCTTGGAAAAGAGATTGCCACTCATAGGGATTTTAGTGAAAAAACGGCTATTATGATTGATGAAGAGATAAAATCTATTGTTATGAATAATTATAAAAGAGCATTGCAGATTTTAAAGGATAATATTGAGGTTCTTCATGAAACTGCAAACTTGTTATTAGAGAAGGAGACCATAGAAGGTAAAGAAATTGATGAGATAATAAAAAGAGTAAAGGGTGAAAGTGAAGAAGAAGTTCAAACTGTATAG
- the folP gene encoding dihydropteroate synthase, whose product MKKKFKLYRIENDKNRLLFELSKIGVDNYALYMYEKGIDFCIKIKDLSPGQANIIKQDALSVGADAAVCKGTVSCKVDKTDVLILSNKNSLKKLISKLKKQPLALKDLAGCLREEIVRKDKDFLKLRDRDLKLDKPVVMGILNVTPDSFSDGGKYVREKEIIERLNYFNKHNVPIVDIGGESTRPGSDPVDAEEEFKRIEFAVKEALNMGFIVSIDTYKSLVAQKCLEMGAHLINDISGFRFDPDMPRVCADYKSAVCLMHIKGTPKDMQKNPTYENILEEIKCYLEESIELALNAGIEDESIIIDPGFGFGKTLVDNYIILKYLKEFKDLGYPLLVGVSRKSMIGNVLDKGVDERLVGTKVIETIAAINGADIIRTHDVAELNDVIKLCDFYNKVELNA is encoded by the coding sequence GTGAAGAAGAAGTTCAAACTGTATAGAATTGAAAACGATAAAAATAGGTTGTTGTTTGAATTATCAAAAATTGGTGTAGATAATTATGCACTGTACATGTATGAGAAGGGGATAGATTTTTGTATTAAAATAAAAGATCTATCTCCTGGTCAGGCAAATATTATAAAGCAGGATGCTTTATCAGTAGGGGCTGATGCTGCAGTTTGCAAAGGCACTGTAAGTTGTAAAGTGGATAAAACCGATGTTTTAATATTATCCAACAAGAACAGTTTGAAAAAGTTAATAAGTAAGTTAAAAAAACAGCCTCTTGCGCTAAAAGACCTTGCCGGATGTCTTCGAGAAGAAATTGTAAGAAAAGACAAAGATTTTTTGAAACTTAGAGACAGAGATTTAAAACTCGATAAACCGGTTGTTATGGGGATATTAAATGTAACGCCTGATTCTTTCAGTGATGGCGGCAAGTATGTGAGAGAAAAAGAAATTATAGAACGCCTAAATTATTTTAATAAGCATAATGTACCTATTGTTGATATTGGCGGTGAATCTACAAGACCTGGTTCTGATCCGGTGGATGCTGAAGAAGAATTTAAAAGAATTGAGTTTGCAGTTAAAGAAGCATTAAATATGGGGTTTATTGTATCTATTGATACATATAAATCCCTTGTGGCGCAAAAATGCCTTGAGATGGGTGCACATCTCATTAATGATATAAGTGGATTTAGGTTTGATCCAGATATGCCAAGGGTTTGTGCTGATTATAAATCTGCGGTTTGCCTTATGCACATAAAAGGTACGCCTAAAGATATGCAGAAAAATCCTACTTATGAAAATATTCTTGAAGAAATAAAGTGTTATCTGGAAGAGTCCATTGAGTTGGCATTGAACGCTGGGATTGAAGATGAAAGTATAATTATAGATCCTGGGTTTGGCTTTGGTAAGACTCTGGTGGATAACTATATAATTTTAAAATATTTAAAAGAGTTTAAAGATTTAGGTTATCCCTTATTGGTTGGTGTTTCAAGAAAATCAATGATTGGAAATGTTTTGGATAAAGGTGTTGATGAGAGATTGGTTGGTACTAAGGTAATTGAGACCATTGCAGCTATTAATGGTGCTGATATTATCAGGACTCACGATGTGGCTGAGCTAAATGATGTTATAAAGCTTTGTGATTTTTACAATAAGGTAGAATTAAATGCTTGA
- the cdaA gene encoding diadenylate cyclase CdaA, whose protein sequence is MLEIIKDFSFIDLIDITIISFVIYRLLLLIKGTRAFYMFFGIVFLVVFSFVARYFGLKTTSWMLSNFSGYLFLTIIILFQPEIRRALAAIGETGVFGNFVERRAAVIDEIVKACTILANRQIGALIVIERKTDLTHYVQTLQKIDSIVSKELLLSIFIPYSPLHDGAVIIKEDRMMYAGAILPLSKREDLDKSFGTRHRAAIGITEETDAVSVVVSEERGTIAVAANGRISTELDAEMLKNTLKTLLGMESKNVS, encoded by the coding sequence ATGCTTGAAATAATTAAAGATTTCTCTTTTATTGATTTGATTGATATTACGATTATCAGTTTTGTAATTTATCGCCTTCTTTTATTAATCAAAGGGACTAGAGCCTTTTATATGTTTTTTGGGATTGTATTTCTTGTAGTATTCTCATTTGTTGCAAGGTATTTTGGATTAAAGACTACAAGTTGGATGCTCAGCAATTTTTCTGGTTATTTATTTTTGACTATCATTATACTTTTTCAGCCTGAAATAAGGAGAGCACTTGCAGCTATAGGTGAGACGGGTGTTTTTGGAAATTTTGTTGAGAGAAGAGCAGCAGTAATCGATGAAATTGTAAAAGCATGTACGATACTAGCTAACAGGCAGATCGGTGCATTAATTGTTATTGAACGAAAAACAGATTTGACACATTATGTACAAACGTTACAAAAAATAGACTCCATTGTATCAAAAGAGCTTTTGTTAAGTATTTTTATTCCTTATTCACCTTTGCATGATGGTGCAGTGATTATCAAAGAAGATAGAATGATGTATGCAGGGGCAATTTTACCATTATCAAAAAGAGAAGATTTAGATAAATCTTTTGGAACAAGACATAGAGCAGCAATTGGAATAACTGAAGAAACAGATGCTGTAAGTGTTGTGGTAAGTGAAGAAAGAGGGACAATTGCTGTAGCTGCAAACGGACGCATTTCCACAGAGCTTGATGCAGAGATGCTGAAAAATACTTTAAAGACATTGCTTGGAATGGAAAGTAAAAATGTTTCTTAA
- a CDS encoding CdaR family protein has protein sequence MFLKNIELKIISVLLALFLWFIVVTSDYQESTFDVPIVLDNLNKGLIAVYDTNIIRVTLKGPNYLLKTISFNDVKIKIDATVLSYGKNRYAISFNDVYTPKGVEVVKIEPKFITITIDKMIEKKVKVVPVFIGSPKVGFKIKKVKMTPEIVVVKGAKKSINDIQTIETLPIDITNKYRDLTYNISVKKEAGMMKITPSYVEVYIEFTEDIVTRTVELPIMVINKRNYKVKLLNEKVKVKLKGRKDIITDEKIQDAVKIFVDVSEILEPGRYLKEVQYNDGKKIEVLKITPDKVRIEVMK, from the coding sequence ATGTTTCTTAAAAATATAGAACTAAAAATCATTAGTGTTTTGCTTGCATTATTTTTGTGGTTTATTGTAGTTACCTCCGATTATCAGGAATCCACTTTTGATGTGCCTATTGTATTGGATAATCTGAATAAGGGTTTGATAGCTGTTTATGACACCAACATCATCAGAGTTACTTTAAAAGGACCAAATTATCTTTTAAAAACCATTTCTTTTAATGATGTTAAAATTAAAATAGATGCTACTGTTTTAAGTTATGGAAAGAACAGATATGCTATTTCTTTTAATGATGTTTACACCCCTAAAGGTGTTGAGGTTGTAAAAATTGAACCGAAATTTATTACAATCACTATAGATAAGATGATTGAAAAAAAGGTAAAAGTTGTTCCTGTTTTCATTGGTTCGCCAAAGGTAGGTTTTAAGATAAAAAAGGTAAAAATGACCCCTGAAATAGTTGTGGTAAAAGGGGCTAAGAAAAGTATTAATGATATTCAAACAATTGAGACATTACCGATTGATATTACAAACAAGTATAGAGATTTAACTTACAATATATCGGTGAAGAAAGAAGCTGGAATGATGAAGATAACACCTTCTTATGTTGAGGTGTATATAGAGTTTACCGAGGATATTGTTACTAGAACTGTAGAGTTGCCAATTATGGTAATAAATAAAAGAAATTACAAAGTAAAACTTTTGAATGAAAAGGTTAAGGTTAAGTTGAAGGGACGTAAAGATATTATTACTGATGAAAAAATTCAAGATGCAGTTAAAATTTTTGTTGATGTGTCTGAAATATTAGAACCTGGTAGATACTTAAAAGAAGTTCAATACAATGATGGAAAGAAAATTGAGGTATTAAAGATTACTCCTGATAAAGTAAGAATAGAGGTGATGAAGTGA
- the glmM gene encoding phosphoglucosamine mutase — protein MRKYFGTDGIRGRANVFPMVSDFALKLGKAIATIYKNGRKRHKIVIGKDTRISGYMFENAIVSGICSVGVDAILLGVLPTPAIAFITKSLRADAGVVISASHNPYYDNGIKFFDPNGFKLSDEVEEEIERLIEEDEFDISPTNIGKAYRIETAIGRYVEYAKATFDKDIDLKGLKIVLDCANGATYKVAPMAISELGAEVIVINDNPNGFNINDGCGAVNPETLSGEVIKNNADVGISFDGDGDRVIFVDEKGEIVDGDFIMGICADYMNELGLLNYSTVVATVMSNLGFENSLKSRGISLVRSQVGDRYVLEEMLKGKYNLGGEQSGHIIFSDFNTTGDGLISALQLLKVMVRRNKPLSEIKKFIEVYPQKLKNVPVDEKIPLEKLDGLTALINELEEELKEDGRILVRYSGTENKLRIMVEATDEAVIDKYIEMISEKAIEEIRNKRGNL, from the coding sequence GTGAGGAAATATTTTGGCACCGATGGAATAAGAGGTAGAGCAAATGTATTTCCTATGGTCTCAGATTTTGCATTAAAATTAGGTAAAGCTATAGCCACTATTTATAAAAATGGTAGAAAAAGGCATAAAATAGTAATAGGTAAGGATACAAGAATATCTGGTTATATGTTTGAAAATGCCATTGTATCAGGCATTTGTTCAGTAGGTGTTGATGCGATACTTCTTGGTGTTTTACCAACTCCTGCAATTGCTTTTATTACAAAGAGCTTAAGAGCAGATGCCGGAGTTGTAATATCTGCTTCTCACAACCCTTATTATGATAATGGAATAAAATTTTTTGATCCAAATGGTTTTAAATTGAGTGATGAAGTGGAAGAGGAGATTGAAAGGTTAATAGAGGAAGATGAATTTGATATCTCACCAACAAATATTGGTAAAGCATACAGGATTGAGACTGCCATTGGAAGATATGTGGAGTATGCAAAAGCTACTTTCGATAAGGATATTGATTTGAAAGGATTAAAAATAGTGCTTGATTGTGCAAACGGAGCTACTTACAAAGTGGCGCCTATGGCAATATCAGAGCTTGGGGCAGAGGTGATTGTAATTAATGATAATCCTAATGGTTTTAATATAAATGATGGATGTGGTGCCGTTAATCCTGAAACACTTTCTGGTGAGGTTATAAAAAATAACGCTGATGTTGGGATAAGTTTTGATGGGGATGGTGACAGGGTTATTTTTGTGGATGAAAAAGGTGAAATTGTGGATGGTGATTTTATAATGGGTATTTGTGCTGATTATATGAATGAATTGGGATTATTAAATTACTCCACTGTAGTTGCTACGGTAATGAGTAATTTAGGTTTTGAAAATTCATTGAAAAGTAGAGGGATATCATTAGTGCGAAGTCAGGTGGGTGATAGATATGTTCTTGAAGAAATGTTAAAAGGTAAATATAACCTTGGTGGTGAGCAGTCCGGACATATTATATTTAGCGATTTCAACACAACAGGTGATGGTTTAATCAGTGCTCTTCAATTACTCAAGGTTATGGTAAGAAGGAATAAGCCGTTAAGTGAAATTAAGAAATTTATTGAAGTATACCCTCAAAAACTTAAAAATGTACCTGTAGATGAAAAAATTCCTCTGGAGAAACTTGACGGTCTAACTGCATTAATTAATGAACTTGAAGAAGAGCTAAAAGAGGATGGGCGTATCCTTGTGAGATATTCTGGAACAGAAAATAAACTTAGAATAATGGTAGAAGCTACAGATGAAGCAGTTATAGATAAATATATTGAAATGATTTCAGAAAAAGCAATTGAAGAAATAAGAAACAAGAGAGGTAATTTATGA
- a CDS encoding pyridoxine 5'-phosphate synthase, protein MIKLGVNVDHVATVRQARLSNEPDPVRAAVLAELGGADGITVHLREDRRHIQERDLRLLREIVKTRLNLEMACNEEILKIALDVKPDMCTLVPEKREELTTEGGLDVISHFDVVKECVEKLNEAGIEVSIFIDPDESQLEKAIYTGAKYVELHTGRYADAKGDDRIKELKRLKLAAKVANNLGFVVNAGHGLDYMNIIDVIKIPHIYEVNIGHSIVARSIYVGMEEAVREMKEIICKHSVEC, encoded by the coding sequence ATGATTAAGCTTGGTGTAAATGTTGACCATGTTGCTACCGTTAGACAAGCAAGATTGTCAAATGAACCAGACCCTGTTAGAGCAGCTGTTCTGGCAGAACTTGGTGGTGCTGACGGTATTACTGTTCATTTAAGAGAAGATAGACGTCATATACAGGAAAGAGATTTGAGACTGTTAAGAGAGATTGTAAAGACAAGACTAAATCTTGAAATGGCTTGCAATGAAGAAATTCTCAAGATTGCCCTTGATGTAAAACCGGATATGTGTACTCTTGTTCCAGAAAAAAGAGAGGAGTTAACCACCGAGGGTGGGCTGGATGTAATTTCTCATTTTGATGTGGTAAAAGAATGTGTGGAAAAATTAAATGAGGCAGGAATTGAGGTATCTATTTTTATAGATCCTGATGAATCTCAGTTGGAAAAGGCTATATACACTGGTGCCAAATATGTGGAGCTGCATACAGGTAGATATGCTGATGCTAAAGGAGATGATAGGATAAAGGAATTAAAAAGATTGAAATTGGCTGCAAAAGTTGCTAATAATCTCGGTTTTGTGGTTAATGCTGGCCATGGTTTGGATTATATGAATATAATAGACGTAATTAAAATACCTCATATATATGAGGTAAATATAGGACATTCCATTGTAGCAAGATCAATTTATGTGGGTATGGAAGAGGCTGTTAGAGAAATGAAAGAGATTATTTGCAAGCATTCTGTGGAATGTTAG
- the acpS gene encoding holo-ACP synthase: protein MLGCDLVEIDRVRKLYEKFGEKVVKKILTDNEIKLFNQFNKNRKIEFLAGRFAAKESVIKSLNKQIVSFRDIEILRSDTGKPVVKVRDKVLDNLELSISHTKNYAMAISLLKE from the coding sequence ATGCTTGGGTGTGATTTAGTAGAGATTGATAGGGTAAGGAAGCTTTACGAAAAGTTTGGTGAGAAGGTTGTAAAAAAAATTTTAACTGATAATGAGATAAAACTTTTTAATCAATTTAATAAAAATAGAAAAATTGAGTTTCTTGCAGGTAGATTTGCTGCAAAAGAATCAGTTATTAAATCACTCAATAAGCAGATAGTGTCGTTTAGAGATATAGAGATATTAAGAAGTGATACAGGAAAACCTGTTGTTAAAGTAAGGGATAAAGTTTTAGACAATCTGGAGTTGTCAATTTCACATACAAAAAATTATGCTATGGCTATAAGTTTATTAAAAGAATAA
- the kdsB gene encoding 3-deoxy-manno-octulosonate cytidylyltransferase, whose protein sequence is MSAVVIPARYESSRLPGKPLVKINGITMINRVATRCLKSKADRVIVVTDDERILDECSKIEGLECVMSDKNIKSGTDRVAKVAKYLDEEIIVNVQGDEPLIDPELINSLIDELKKDDYADMITAYCDLDKEEALNPNNVKVVVDKNGYAIYFSRSLIPFVRDSKDIKYKKHIGIYGFKKDFLMKFTELPESELENLEKLEQLRVIENGYKIKVIYTTYKSLSVDTKDDLQKVEEIIKEMENG, encoded by the coding sequence ATGTCTGCTGTTGTAATTCCTGCTCGATATGAATCCTCAAGATTGCCCGGTAAGCCATTAGTAAAGATAAATGGAATTACCATGATAAACAGGGTAGCAACTAGATGTTTAAAATCAAAGGCTGATAGGGTAATTGTGGTGACAGATGATGAAAGGATTCTTGATGAGTGTAGCAAGATAGAAGGACTTGAGTGTGTAATGAGTGATAAGAATATCAAATCTGGAACTGACAGAGTAGCAAAAGTGGCAAAGTATTTAGATGAAGAGATAATAGTAAATGTTCAAGGTGACGAACCATTAATTGATCCTGAATTGATAAATAGTTTGATTGATGAATTGAAAAAAGATGATTATGCGGATATGATAACAGCTTATTGTGATCTGGATAAAGAAGAAGCTTTGAATCCAAACAATGTGAAAGTTGTGGTAGACAAAAATGGTTATGCAATATATTTTTCAAGGTCATTAATACCCTTTGTAAGGGATAGTAAAGATATAAAATATAAAAAACATATTGGAATATATGGATTTAAGAAAGATTTTTTGATGAAATTTACAGAGTTGCCTGAAAGTGAGCTTGAAAATCTTGAAAAACTTGAACAGTTAAGAGTTATTGAAAACGGTTATAAAATAAAAGTAATATATACAACATACAAGTCATTATCAGTTGATACTAAAGATGATTTACAAAAAGTAGAAGAAATTATTAAGGAGATGGAAAATGGCTAA